ATTGCTGTCGCTGGCATTGCTGCCATTGGCATTGCCGCTCGCCGGCGCGTTGTCGGTTTCATCCGCCTCGTCGGCATCCGGTATTTCGGCGACGTCTTCTTCCGGCTCGTCGATGAAGTTGAACAGCGCTTCGATCTTCACCGGATTTTCGACCGGATCGCGGCGATCGATCTCGAAATGGCTGTTCTCGAGATCGCCATCGGCCTCGACGATGATCTCGACGCCGAAGCGGTTCTCGTAATCGACAATGGTGTTGCGCTTCTGGTTGAGCAGATAGGGCGCGATCTCCGGCGTGGTGCGCACGGTGATGTTATGCGTGGTGTTCTTCAGCAGGTATTCCTCGACGCCGCGCAGCACGTGGAGCGCAACGGAGGACTGCGAGAGCACGTGGCCGGTGCCGCCGCAATGGCTGCAGACCTGGGTGGTCGATTCCAGAACGGATGCGCGGATGCGCTGGCGCGACATTTCCAGCAGGCCGAAATGGGAAATCCGTCCGACCTGGATGCGGGCGCGGTCGTTCTTCAGACATTCCTTGAGCTTCTTTTCGACAGCGCGGTTGTTGCGCTTTTCCTCCATGTCGATGAAGTCGATGACGACAAGGCCGGCAAGGTCGCGCAGCCTCAACTGACGCGCCACTTCCTCCGCCGCCTCCAGATTGGTCTGGAGCGCGGTGTCCTCGATCGAGTGCTCGCGCGTCGAACGGCCGGAGTTGACGTCGATGGCGACCAGCGCTTCGGTCTGGTTGATGATCAGGTAGCCGCCCGATTTCAGCGTCACCTGCGGCTGCAGCATGCGGTCCAGCTGCGCCTCGATGCCGGAGCGCGAATAGATCGGGTGAATGTCGCGATAGCGCTGAACCACCTTGGCGTGGCTCGGCATCAGCATCTTCATGAAGTCCTTCGCCTCGCGGTAACCCTCGTCACCGGAAACGATCACCTCGCTGATGTCCTTGTTGTAAAGATCGCGGATCGATCGCTTGATCAGGCTGCCTTCCTCGTAGACGAGGCAGGGCGCCGTCGATGTCAGCGTCTTGGAGCGGACGTTCTCCCAAAGCCGCATCAGATATTCGAAGTCGCGCTTGACTTCGGCCTTGGTGCGGTTGGCGCCGGCGGTGCGCAGGATCACGCCCATGCCCTGCGGCACTTCGAGGCCCTTGGCGACTTCCTTGAGCCGCTTGCGGTCGGCCGGATTCGTGATCTTGCGGGAAATGCCACCGCCGCGCGCGGTGTTCGGCATCAGCACCGAATAGCGGCCGGCAAGCGAAAGATAGGTGGTCAGCGCCGCACCCTTGTTGCCGCGCTCTTCCTTGGCGACCTGCACCAGCAGGATCTGCCGGCGCTTGATCACTTCCTGGATGCGGTACTGCTTGCGCATCCGGCGGTGGCCGTTGTCCGGCACTTCTTCCATCGCGTCTTCGGCGCCGACGGATTCGACGCTGTCGTCGTCATCATCAACGTCTTCGGAAATCGTGTCGGCGTCGACCTCGGCCGCCATATGGGTCGGGCCGCCCTTGTTCTCGTCGTCGGAACCGTTTTCGCCCGAAGCCTGGTCTTCGGAAGCCGTATTGTCACCGCCTTCGGGCGCGGCTTCCGCTTCGCCTTTCGCTGCCTTCTTGGCGGCCGGCTTGCGGCGCCTGCGGGGCTTGGGCTTCGCCGTTTCCTCGGTGGCTTCAGTCGTTTCAGCGGTTGCCGCTGCCTCGGACGCGTCGTCGGATTTTGCTTCGGTCTTGGCCTTCGCCTCGGAAGCGTCCGCAGCCTCTGCCGATGCTTCGGCGCCTGCGGCCTTTTCCGGTTCCTGCGTCGCCTCGTCGGCCTTGCTGTCGGCCTTGTTCGAGCGCGACTTCGCCCGGCCCCTGCGGGTGCGGGGCTTCGGCTTGCCGTCGGCCTCGGCTGCCTTCTCGGAGGCCTCGGCCGGCTCGGTGATGGAGGCCTCGGCGTCGTCGCCGTCATCTTCCTCGCTTGCTTCCTTCAGAAGGGCTTCGCGATCGGCCAGCGGGATTTGGTAATAGTCGGGATGGATTTCCGAAAAGGCCAGGAAGCCATGGCGGTTGCCGCCATAGTCGACAAACGCGGCCTGAAGAGAGGGCTCGACCCGCGTGACCTTTGCAAGATAGATGTTGCCGCGCAGCTGTTTCTTGTGCTGCGATTCGAAATCGAACTCCTCTATGCGATTTCCACGAACAACGACGACGCGCGTCTCTTCTTCATGAGAGGCGTCGATGAGCATTTTGTCTGCCATTTATAGTGAGCTCCTCGGCGCAGTCGCTCGCCGGTCTCCGAAAGGACGCTCGTCCTGTCCCGGAAACGGTTGCCTGCAGTTGCGCCGGATGAATGTGCGTTCGACCGGTGCAACGAAACGCGGGCGGCTGCTTCTCGAATCAGTCCGTCGCCGCTTGCGGGCGGAAAGGCCGATGGAAGAAATTGACGCTTCGTTCTCATATGAAACCAGTCGAAACCAATATTAACGGGCCTCTCGAGTAGAGAGGCGATGAATATGCCCTCAGGGGATCGCCCGAAGAGCATTGACCCTTACGCCGAAACGATTTTTGAGAAACACGTATAACGGCGAAGATATTCTGTTCGGTGGTGGAAGGACGCGGGTGATCCGTCACTCCATATGGCGCCAATCAACAAGAGACCGGCTGCCCTTGCGCGCAATCGTCCCGTCATAAATCTCCACCTGAACCACATTAGTATGTATTCCATGCTGCAATAGCAAGAAAAATCCAATCCCCGGTTATATTTGAGCGATCGACGAATCATGGCACTGAAGGGCCGCGTTCGGCAGCGACCGCTTTCGGTTTTGTCCGCCGGAGATCGCGAAAGGCCGGCGGGCCATTGTTTCGCCATCACCGTGGCGTTCATGGTCCTGGCCTTGTCGGCGGGGCGGCATTTACGGTAATACACGGATGAAGTGCATCTTCGCGGCCGGGGCCTGCGAAAAACGAGAGGTGGCATGACGGGACGCAATGTGGCCGGCGGCAAAGGTCTGTTCGAATATGCGTTCGCAGCGCGCCTGCTTGCGTTCACGGCGCTGCTGGTCCTGCTTGCAACGGCCGTTGCGCCGGCTGCGCGCGCCAGCGCGCAAGACGCGGATGCCGAGGCGCCGCTGATCGCCTATAACGCGCTTCTTGTCGGCGATGATGCGCGGGCCCGCCTCGTGGTCGACTTCGACCGTTCGCCGGAATTCAGCTATCATTACCTCAAGGATCCCGCCCGGCTGGTGATCACCCTTCCGAGCACGGCCTTCGGGTTTGCCGCCGACGCGGTCGAACCGCGCGGGCTCGTCAGCGATGTGCGCTACGGCGCGACCGGACCGGGCCAGTCCCGCATCGTGCTTTCGGCGCGCGAGCCGATCCAGATGACGCTCGGCGAGGTTCGGCAGGAGGAGGGGGGCAGCGCCCGTCTGGTGATCGATCTAGCGATTGCCGACGCCGCGCGCTTCGCCGCCCTCTTGGAGCGCCGGCAGTCCGAGGCGGGCGACGCCTTCACCGACAGCCTTGCGACGCCCGTCGACGACGACACCTATGTCGTCGCCGTCGATGCCGGTCATGGCGGCATCGATACCGGCGCGATCGGCGAGGACACGAAGACGCTGGAAAAGACGATCACGCTCGATTTCGCCCGCGCCTTTGCCAGGCGATTGGCGCAGGAGCCGGGATACGAGCCTTTTCTGACCCGCGATTCGGATGTCTATCTTTCGCTCTCCAGGCGGGTGGAGCTGGCGCGACAGCACGGCGCCGACCTTTTCATCTCGTTTCACGCGGATTCGCTCGACCAGCCCGAGATTTCCGGCGCGACGGTGTACACGCTCTCCGACCGCGCTTCCGACCGGCTTGCCGCTGCCCTTGCCCGGCGCGAAAACCTGTCCAACGAGATCATGGGGATCGAGACCGACAACGAGCCCGAGGAGGTGACCGACATCCTGCTCGATCTCACGCGACGCGAGACCCAAAGCTTTTCGATTTCGCTTGCCGACAGGGTCGTTGCCTCGTTCAGCGGGCAGATCGGACTGATCAACAATCCCCATCGCTTTGCGGGCTTCATGGTGCTGAGGGCGCCGGACATTCCCTCGATCCTGCTGGAGATCGGTTTCCTCTCCAATGCCGAGGACGAGAGGCGCATGCTCGATCCGGAATGGCGCGACCGGCTGGTGGACCGGCTGGTGGAGGCGGTCAAGCGGTATCGACACCCGCTCGTCTCCGGTGGCGGATGAGCAACAGCCGCACCGGATCGATCCATGCGTCGAAACAACATTTTAGCGGCGTCGCAAAAAGCGCACATTCGTTGTAAAAAGGTGCTCGGGGTGTTTTCAACACGGGCTCGGGGCGGTATCTGCGGTCATTTGGAAAATGCGCCGGCATGAGACCATTTCGGCACGAGGGAAGTTCGGCCAGCCTCGCCAGAGACAGGATTCAACAGACGTGAACGTGATCAAGCTTATCGGATATCTTTTCGGCCTCGCCTGCGCGCTTTTTGTCGTGGTGGCGATCGGCGTCGGGATTTATCTGAACAATGTCGCCAAGGATCTGCCGGACTACGAGGTGCTTGCGCAATATACGCCGCCGGTCACGACGCGCATCTACGCCGGCAATGGCGAACTGATGGCCGAATACGCCCATGAGCGCCGCCTGTTCCTGCCGATCGACGCCATCCCGATGCGCGTGCGCGGCGCCTTCCTGTCGGCGGAAGACAAGAATTTCTACTCCCACCCCGGCGTCGACGTCGTCGGCCTGACGCGCGCGATCATCACCAATGTGCGCAATATGGGCACCGGTCGCCGCCCCGTCGGCGCTTCGACCATCACCCAGCAGGTCGCCAAGAACTTCCTTCTGTCGTCGGACCAGACCTATGAGCGCAAGGTCAAGGAGGCGATCCTGTCCTTCCGCATCGAGCAGGCCTACTCCAAGGATACGATCCTCGAACTTTACCTCAACGAGGTCTATTTCGGCCTGAACGCTTACGGCATCGCCGATGCCGCGCTTTCCTATTTCGACAAGCCGGTCTCCGACCTGACGATCGCCGAGAGCGCCTATCTCGCGGCCGTTCTCAAGGGGCCGGCCAATTACGATCCCTACCGCCATCCCGAAGCCGCGATCGAGCGCCGCAACTGGGTGATCAGCCGGATGGAGGAAAACGGCTACATCACCGCCGAGGAAGCCGAAACGGCGCGCGCCGAACCGCTCGGCGTCGTCTCGACGCACCGCAACCGGCCGATCGCGGGCGATGAATATTACGCCGAGGCCGTCCGCCGCGAGCTGAAGGACAAGTACGGCGAGGAGATGCTTTATGAAGGCGGGCTTTCGGTGCGCACCTCGCTTGACCCGAAGATGCAGCTCGATGCCCAGAAGGCGCTGCGCGATGGCCTGATCAACTATGACGAGGCGGCCGGTTTCCGCGGACCGATCGCCGAGGTGTCGATCACCGGCGACTGGGGCCCGGAGCTTGCCAAGATGCGGCCGCTCTGGGATGTGCCGGACTGGAAGATCGCAGTTGTGCTCGGCGTGAGCGGCGAGGGAGCCGAGATCGGCATCCGCCCGCAGATCGATGCCGCCGGCAAGGTGGATACGGCGCGCGAGACCGGTTTCATCCCGGCCGATGACATGAAGTGGGCCTATCGTTTCCTCGAAAAGGGCAAGCCGAATGCAAAGAGCCCCGAAGGCGTGCTGAAGCCCGGCGATGTCGTTTATGTGGAAGCGACCGGCGAGGGCGACACCTACCGGCTGCGGCAGGTGCCGAAGGTCCAGGGCGGCCTTGTCGCCATGGACCCGCAGACGGGCCGCGTTCTGGCCATGGTCGGCGGCTTCGCCTTCTCCGAAAGCCAGTTCAACCGCGCGACGCAGGCCTATCGCCAGCCGGGCTCCTCCTTCAAGCCCTTCGTCTACGCCGCGGCGCTCGACAATGGCTACACGCCGGCCTCCGTGGTCATGGATGCGCCGATCGAGATCGAGTCCGGCGGCGAGTTGTGGAAGCCGCAGAACTATGCAGGCGGTTTTTCAGGTCCGCAGACGCTGCGAACCGGCATCGAGAAGTCGAAGAACCTGATGACCGTGCGCCTCGCCAACGACCTCGGCATGGAAACGGTTGCCGATTATGCCGAACGTTTCGGCATCTACGATCACATGGATCCGGTGCTCGCCATGTCGCTCGGCTCCGGCGAAACCACCGTCATGCGCATGGTTTCCGCCTATGCGGTGATCGCCAATGGCGGCAAGCAGGTCAATCCGACGCTGATCGACCGCATTCAGGACCGCTACGGCAAGACCATCTTCAAGCATGAGGAACGCATCTGCGAGAACTGCGATGCGCCGGAGTGGTCCGGTCAGGCCGAGCCGATCCTGATCGACGACCGCCAGCAGGTGCTCGATCCGATGACGTCCTACCAGATCACCTCCATGATGGAGGGCGTCGTCCAGCGCGGAACGGCGGCCAGCGCGGTCAAGCTCGATCGCCCGGTCGCCGGCAAGACCGGCACCACCAATGACGAGAAGGACGCCTGGTTCGTCGGCTTCACGCCGAACCTCGTGGCCGGCCTCTATATCGGCTTCGACCAGCCGGCGACCCTTGGCCGCCATGGCACGGGCGGCGGTCTCGCCGCGCCGATCTTCAACGAATTCATGACCGATGCGCTGAAGGAACTGCCGGTTGAAAACTTCATCGAGCCGGAGGGCATGACCAACATTCTGGTCAACCGCTCGACCGGCATGCGCGCCGGCGGTTCCGGGCCCGGCGTCATCGCCGAGGCCTTCAAGCCCGGCACGGGGCCCGCAGAGGCGCTCGATATCATCGACATGAGCGGCTATGTGCCGCCGGAGCAGATCCTGCGCGACTCCTCGCAGGCCAACAAGGCGATCTCGACCGGCTCCAGCGGCCTCTACTGAGCCTGGTGGAGGGGTGAGGCGGGGTTTACATCCGCGCCTTGCCCCCTTATTCACCGGCCATCACAATCTTGAAAGAAGCAGAAAGAACCATGCGAGCGGAAATCGAAGGCGTTGTCGACGAAATCAAGCAGGCTGTAACCCTGCTGAGGAGGCATCTTTGACTGGGATCAGGCAATCAAACGGCTGGACTGGCTGAACAACAAGGCTGAAGATCCCGATATCTGGAACGACGCGAGCGAGGCGCAGAAGCTGATGCGCGAGCGCCAGCTTCTGGACGACGGCATTTCCTCCGTGCGCCGCATCGAGACGGAGCTTTCCGACAGTATCGAGCTGATCGAGCTCGGCGAGGAGGAAGGCGACGACGAGGTGGTCAAGGACGCCGAGGAAAGCCTGAAGACGCTTCTCGCCGAGGCCGAGCGCCAGCAGGTCGAGGCCATGCTTTCGGGCGAGGCGGATTCCAACGACACCTATCTCGAAGTCCATTCCGGCGCCGGCGGTACGGAAAGCCAGGACTGGGCGAACATGCTTCTGCGCATGTATATCCGCTGGGCCGAGCGCCAGGGCTTCAAGGTCGAGGTGATGGAAGTTCATGACGGGGAAGAGGCGGGCATCAAGTCGGCGACCATCCACGTCAAGGGCCACAACGCCTATGGCTGGCTGAAGACCGAATCGGGCGTTCACCGCCTGGTGCGCATCTCGCCCTATGACAGCAATGCCCGTCGCCATACCTCGTTCTCCTCGGTCTGGGTCTATCCCGTGATCGATGATTCGATCGAAATCGAGGTCAATGAAGGCGACTGCCGCATCGATACCTATCGGGCATCCGGCGCCGGCGGCCAGCACGTCAACACCACGGACTCTGCCGTGCGCATCACCCACATCCCGACCGGGATCGTTGTGCAGTGCCAGCAGGAGCGTTCCCAGCACAAGAACCGGGCGAAGGCCTGGGACATGCTGCGCGCCCGCCTTTACGAGGCGGAACTGCAGAAGCGCGAGGAAGCGGCCAATCAGGAAGCGGCCTCGAAGACGGATATCGGCTGGGGTCATCAAATCCGGTCCTACGTGCTTCAGCCCTATCAGCTGGTGAAGGATCTGAGGACCGGTGTTGAAAGCACCTCGCCGTCCGACGTTCTCGACGGCGCGCTGAGCCCGTTCATGGAAGCGGCCCTTGCCCACCGCATCGAGGGCGGGGCGGGTGCCGCGGTCGAGGATATCGACTGATCGTCGTTGCCCGGCGCGTTGTCTTAAAGCAGGACGCGCCGGAGCGCCGGCCTCTTCGGACCGGGGGTATCGGCTTTTCCGTCTTTCCTCTTTTCATCCCGGGCAAAAAGCCGTAAAGACGGCCCCATGATGACTGGGATACGGTTTCGCATCATTCGAATTATCGGCCCGGCTTTCCGCGCAGCCTGACAGGGCGCCGGAAGGTCCGGGATTTCGGCGTTTGTCACGCCCCTGCCACCGACAGTTTTCCTAAAGACTTGCGAGAGCGCG
This window of the Martelella lutilitoris genome carries:
- a CDS encoding penicillin-binding protein 1A, which produces MIKLIGYLFGLACALFVVVAIGVGIYLNNVAKDLPDYEVLAQYTPPVTTRIYAGNGELMAEYAHERRLFLPIDAIPMRVRGAFLSAEDKNFYSHPGVDVVGLTRAIITNVRNMGTGRRPVGASTITQQVAKNFLLSSDQTYERKVKEAILSFRIEQAYSKDTILELYLNEVYFGLNAYGIADAALSYFDKPVSDLTIAESAYLAAVLKGPANYDPYRHPEAAIERRNWVISRMEENGYITAEEAETARAEPLGVVSTHRNRPIAGDEYYAEAVRRELKDKYGEEMLYEGGLSVRTSLDPKMQLDAQKALRDGLINYDEAAGFRGPIAEVSITGDWGPELAKMRPLWDVPDWKIAVVLGVSGEGAEIGIRPQIDAAGKVDTARETGFIPADDMKWAYRFLEKGKPNAKSPEGVLKPGDVVYVEATGEGDTYRLRQVPKVQGGLVAMDPQTGRVLAMVGGFAFSESQFNRATQAYRQPGSSFKPFVYAAALDNGYTPASVVMDAPIEIESGGELWKPQNYAGGFSGPQTLRTGIEKSKNLMTVRLANDLGMETVADYAERFGIYDHMDPVLAMSLGSGETTVMRMVSAYAVIANGGKQVNPTLIDRIQDRYGKTIFKHEERICENCDAPEWSGQAEPILIDDRQQVLDPMTSYQITSMMEGVVQRGTAASAVKLDRPVAGKTGTTNDEKDAWFVGFTPNLVAGLYIGFDQPATLGRHGTGGGLAAPIFNEFMTDALKELPVENFIEPEGMTNILVNRSTGMRAGGSGPGVIAEAFKPGTGPAEALDIIDMSGYVPPEQILRDSSQANKAISTGSSGLY
- a CDS encoding ribonuclease E/G gives rise to the protein MADKMLIDASHEEETRVVVVRGNRIEEFDFESQHKKQLRGNIYLAKVTRVEPSLQAAFVDYGGNRHGFLAFSEIHPDYYQIPLADREALLKEASEEDDGDDAEASITEPAEASEKAAEADGKPKPRTRRGRAKSRSNKADSKADEATQEPEKAAGAEASAEAADASEAKAKTEAKSDDASEAAATAETTEATEETAKPKPRRRRKPAAKKAAKGEAEAAPEGGDNTASEDQASGENGSDDENKGGPTHMAAEVDADTISEDVDDDDDSVESVGAEDAMEEVPDNGHRRMRKQYRIQEVIKRRQILLVQVAKEERGNKGAALTTYLSLAGRYSVLMPNTARGGGISRKITNPADRKRLKEVAKGLEVPQGMGVILRTAGANRTKAEVKRDFEYLMRLWENVRSKTLTSTAPCLVYEEGSLIKRSIRDLYNKDISEVIVSGDEGYREAKDFMKMLMPSHAKVVQRYRDIHPIYSRSGIEAQLDRMLQPQVTLKSGGYLIINQTEALVAIDVNSGRSTREHSIEDTALQTNLEAAEEVARQLRLRDLAGLVVIDFIDMEEKRNNRAVEKKLKECLKNDRARIQVGRISHFGLLEMSRQRIRASVLESTTQVCSHCGGTGHVLSQSSVALHVLRGVEEYLLKNTTHNITVRTTPEIAPYLLNQKRNTIVDYENRFGVEIIVEADGDLENSHFEIDRRDPVENPVKIEALFNFIDEPEEDVAEIPDADEADETDNAPASGNANGSNASDSNGDDEGGRSRRKRRRRRGGRNGGQQNGSSAESEQSQDDDDSGSPDDNAQDASNSGDDDDKPRRKRRRGKRGGRRNRSEDDAQQETSGDTDEAKGEDNASETVAEKQPQETATADASEAPQESAAEAPENAAGETVTEKPAEEAAETSVEQPSETTEDEAMAEIEGRKPRRRRKPKAEKTEAVAEETLAEAAEAKPETDETPAAKEEQPSAEEASTADAEAEPEATETPADDEKAETKRANRGANIASSEPVVTSNGAENDDEPAKPKRGWWQRRGFF
- the prfB gene encoding peptide chain release factor 2 (programmed frameshift), producing MRAEIEGVVDEIKQAVTLLRRHLDWDQAIKRLDWLNNKAEDPDIWNDASEAQKLMRERQLLDDGISSVRRIETELSDSIELIELGEEEGDDEVVKDAEESLKTLLAEAERQQVEAMLSGEADSNDTYLEVHSGAGGTESQDWANMLLRMYIRWAERQGFKVEVMEVHDGEEAGIKSATIHVKGHNAYGWLKTESGVHRLVRISPYDSNARRHTSFSSVWVYPVIDDSIEIEVNEGDCRIDTYRASGAGGQHVNTTDSAVRITHIPTGIVVQCQQERSQHKNRAKAWDMLRARLYEAELQKREEAANQEAASKTDIGWGHQIRSYVLQPYQLVKDLRTGVESTSPSDVLDGALSPFMEAALAHRIEGGAGAAVEDID
- a CDS encoding N-acetylmuramoyl-L-alanine amidase produces the protein MTGRNVAGGKGLFEYAFAARLLAFTALLVLLATAVAPAARASAQDADAEAPLIAYNALLVGDDARARLVVDFDRSPEFSYHYLKDPARLVITLPSTAFGFAADAVEPRGLVSDVRYGATGPGQSRIVLSAREPIQMTLGEVRQEEGGSARLVIDLAIADAARFAALLERRQSEAGDAFTDSLATPVDDDTYVVAVDAGHGGIDTGAIGEDTKTLEKTITLDFARAFARRLAQEPGYEPFLTRDSDVYLSLSRRVELARQHGADLFISFHADSLDQPEISGATVYTLSDRASDRLAAALARRENLSNEIMGIETDNEPEEVTDILLDLTRRETQSFSISLADRVVASFSGQIGLINNPHRFAGFMVLRAPDIPSILLEIGFLSNAEDERRMLDPEWRDRLVDRLVEAVKRYRHPLVSGGG